The proteins below come from a single Staphylococcus sp. MI 10-1553 genomic window:
- a CDS encoding helix-hairpin-helix domain-containing protein, whose amino-acid sequence MFSVDQFIALVKQYKIQTAVVIAFLIAIGGWLVFNTGEEDASKDALAMQQTQPIEAHQAKSKSKDKKEQKEQAFQKIVVDIKGAVKNPNTYEMQSDDRMKQLLDKAEPLKTADLSRVNLAEKLTDQKMIYIPTHGEAVPSNPGHATQQDHSSAGSTSQNISVNLNTADEKELTQIPGIGPSKAQTIIKHREENGPFQSVENLKDVKGIGEKTFEKLKDYLTV is encoded by the coding sequence ATGTTTTCTGTAGATCAATTCATCGCGTTAGTCAAACAGTACAAAATTCAAACAGCAGTCGTCATTGCTTTTCTCATTGCGATTGGAGGGTGGCTCGTCTTTAATACGGGTGAAGAAGATGCTTCAAAAGATGCTTTAGCGATGCAACAAACACAACCGATTGAAGCCCATCAAGCAAAATCGAAAAGCAAAGATAAAAAAGAGCAAAAAGAACAAGCATTTCAAAAAATTGTTGTCGATATTAAAGGTGCAGTAAAAAATCCGAATACGTATGAAATGCAATCAGACGATCGAATGAAACAATTATTAGATAAGGCAGAACCGTTGAAAACTGCTGATTTGAGTCGTGTTAATTTAGCAGAAAAGTTAACTGATCAAAAAATGATTTATATTCCTACTCATGGAGAGGCTGTTCCCTCTAACCCTGGTCATGCAACACAACAAGATCATTCGTCAGCTGGGTCTACATCACAAAACATCTCTGTCAATTTAAATACTGCAGACGAGAAGGAACTGACCCAAATTCCTGGCATAGGGCCTTCAAAAGCACAAACGATTATTAAACACCGTGAAGAAAACGGACCTTTCCAAAGTGTTGAAAATTTGAAAGATGTCAAAGGAATTGGAGAAAAAACATTTGAAAAACTAAAGGACTATTTAACAGTTTAA
- a CDS encoding ComE operon protein 2 produces the protein MKRIQWHDYFMAQSHLLALRSTCTRLSVGATITKDNRIIAGGYNGSVSGEVHCIDEGCLMEDGHCIRTIHAEMNAILQCAKQGVSTENATIYVTHFPCLNCTKSIIQAGIKTIYYAEDYHNHDYAVKLLEQSGVCYEKINFNPQHIAEYLLKS, from the coding sequence ATGAAACGCATTCAATGGCATGACTATTTTATGGCACAGTCTCATTTACTAGCATTGAGATCCACTTGTACACGTCTCTCTGTTGGTGCAACAATTACTAAAGATAATCGAATCATCGCGGGTGGTTATAACGGTTCAGTTTCGGGTGAAGTCCATTGTATTGATGAAGGATGTTTAATGGAAGATGGGCATTGTATTAGAACGATACATGCTGAAATGAACGCGATACTGCAATGTGCAAAACAAGGTGTCTCCACTGAAAATGCAACAATTTATGTGACACACTTTCCTTGTTTAAACTGTACAAAATCAATTATTCAAGCTGGCATCAAAACGATTTATTATGCAGAAGATTACCATAATCATGACTACGCCGTAAAGCTATTAGAACAATCCGGTGTGTGCTATGAAAAAATCAATTTTAATCCTCAACACATTGCGGAATATTTATTAAAATCGTAA
- a CDS encoding DNA internalization-related competence protein ComEC/Rec2 — MVLIGYTVETIQHKNESLTPTAATISSPQTINVHLTTLPIVTDHLLSVQATFNKEPIFIKGRIKPQQFIPDAHFLLNHQCQLTGTFQPPLYRQQRPLFIVKKIAFDQCHITTPTLKQRITYLRNVVTERLLDSQLFGKGELIAIATGNSNYLDRDMKALAQQLGISHLFAVSGTHVSIFILIFYAIGKRLPLPMFYTEVALMLFLPVFLIFVGASPSATRAVAMTLVMLVVSRSFNMTSLQSLLLVYCGMSLLNGDYHYHLGFLYSFLISGILILMKSVFTQRPFYQSLFLGSYIAVIASIPLNYAQLNEIQWQGLISNLFFIPLYSMIVIPLSFMLATIAIAAPAFVPLFTHITHFIFNIQAFLLKRLTVLENFTLPIPDFGEFGFLCCTIATFILLYLLSQRRYIISIVLVCCLCIILWQVHPRYINQMTMIDVGQGDAILFQSQTGETLMIDTGGAYENHQFKQSNINIVKKNIYPLFKKLGIKQIDYLVITHAHQDHMGEIEHLSKYVNIKKVIINPSHFDEGKFQMIQHVIASEHAKLYSYEDISRIVLGDFQFQFFNTDIPESDDPNEHSIVTLATIHDIHVLLMGDATTKNEDVLLKQYTLPQIQILKVGHHGSQTSSSEAFLRQIHPEVTLISAGKHNMYHLPHPLTIQKLHDIHAKIYNTADNHHIHVLFDDFNETGYTLRTEPLN, encoded by the coding sequence ATGGTACTCATTGGCTATACAGTTGAGACGATACAGCATAAAAATGAGAGTTTAACCCCAACAGCAGCAACGATTTCATCTCCCCAAACGATTAACGTCCATTTGACAACTTTACCTATCGTGACGGATCATCTTTTATCTGTGCAGGCAACATTCAATAAAGAACCAATATTTATTAAAGGACGTATAAAACCACAGCAATTTATCCCTGATGCGCATTTTCTTCTGAATCATCAATGTCAATTGACGGGTACATTTCAGCCGCCACTTTATCGTCAACAACGACCGCTCTTTATCGTTAAAAAAATAGCATTTGATCAATGTCATATCACAACACCGACGTTAAAACAACGGATTACGTATTTAAGAAATGTTGTAACTGAGAGACTATTAGATTCACAACTTTTCGGAAAAGGGGAACTTATAGCGATTGCAACGGGGAACTCGAATTATTTAGATAGAGATATGAAAGCATTAGCGCAACAGTTAGGTATTTCTCATCTATTTGCTGTAAGCGGGACCCACGTAAGTATATTCATTTTAATTTTTTATGCGATTGGCAAACGCCTCCCGTTACCTATGTTTTACACAGAAGTGGCATTAATGCTCTTTTTACCCGTATTCTTGATCTTTGTGGGTGCCAGTCCAAGTGCGACACGTGCGGTTGCTATGACGTTGGTCATGCTAGTGGTTTCAAGAAGTTTTAATATGACTTCACTCCAGTCACTTTTGCTAGTTTATTGTGGTATGAGTCTTTTAAATGGCGACTATCACTATCACTTAGGTTTTTTATACTCTTTTTTAATTTCTGGCATATTGATTTTGATGAAAAGCGTTTTTACACAGCGCCCCTTTTATCAATCACTCTTTTTAGGTTCTTATATCGCTGTTATCGCATCTATTCCTTTAAACTATGCACAACTTAATGAGATTCAATGGCAAGGTTTAATCTCAAACCTATTCTTCATCCCACTCTACAGTATGATCGTCATTCCACTGTCGTTTATGCTTGCAACCATCGCAATCGCTGCGCCTGCCTTTGTACCTTTGTTCACGCATATCACACACTTTATTTTTAATATCCAAGCTTTTTTGTTAAAACGGCTCACAGTGTTAGAAAATTTCACACTACCGATTCCAGACTTTGGAGAATTTGGATTTCTTTGCTGTACGATAGCAACGTTTATACTTCTTTATTTACTTTCTCAAAGGCGATATATCATTTCTATAGTCCTGGTTTGTTGTCTGTGCATCATACTTTGGCAAGTTCATCCCCGTTATATTAACCAAATGACAATGATTGATGTGGGTCAAGGTGACGCTATATTATTCCAAAGCCAAACAGGAGAAACACTTATGATTGATACGGGTGGCGCATATGAAAATCATCAATTTAAGCAGTCGAATATCAATATTGTAAAGAAAAACATTTATCCGCTATTTAAGAAATTGGGGATAAAGCAAATCGACTATCTCGTCATCACACATGCACATCAAGATCATATGGGTGAAATCGAACATTTATCAAAATATGTGAACATTAAAAAGGTGATTATTAATCCATCACATTTTGATGAAGGGAAGTTTCAAATGATTCAACATGTGATCGCTAGTGAACATGCAAAATTGTATTCATATGAGGACATCTCTCGTATTGTGTTAGGTGATTTTCAATTTCAATTTTTCAATACAGACATTCCTGAAAGTGATGACCCTAATGAGCATTCAATTGTGACATTAGCTACAATTCACGATATTCATGTTTTGTTGATGGGCGATGCTACGACAAAAAATGAGGATGTGCTATTGAAGCAATATACTTTACCACAAATTCAAATATTAAAAGTAGGTCATCATGGCAGTCAGACAAGTTCATCTGAGGCCTTTCTGAGACAAATTCATCCAGAAGTCACACTCATTTCTGCAGGTAAACATAATATGTATCATTTGCCACATCCTTTAACAATACAAAAATTACATGATATTCATGCAAAAATTTACAACACCGCAGATAATCATCATATTCACGTCCTGTTTGATGACTTCAATGAAACTGGTTATACGTTGCGAACAGAGCCGTTGAACTGA
- the holA gene encoding DNA polymerase III subunit delta, with protein sequence MLNIHVIHGEVPELIDRETEQLTKKYLGNEPKDDFNFVKYNLYETSLNTIIEEAITLPFFSDKKIVVVQNSYVFTGEKPPKEAQANADSLIEFIEKYDGASLIIFQVQAAKLDERKKVVKALKKVANIKKIEQMTEQEMQKWIHQYLNQSFKEIKQDALEALIQLTGIHYRMIKQELDKLLLFVGDRPTINKDDVQTIVNRSLEQNVFLLTDYIQKGQKAQAISLVKDLIQLKEEPIKLLALITSNYRLYYQSKILNQKGYTGQQIAKTVGVHPYRVKLALNQARKYDLETLLTIIDVCAETDYQLKSSYMDKVLILELFIVKL encoded by the coding sequence ATGTTAAATATTCATGTCATTCACGGTGAAGTCCCAGAATTAATTGATCGTGAAACAGAACAACTTACCAAAAAGTATTTGGGCAATGAACCTAAAGACGACTTTAATTTTGTTAAATACAATTTGTATGAAACGTCCTTAAATACAATCATTGAAGAAGCGATCACACTTCCATTTTTTTCAGATAAAAAGATTGTCGTTGTACAAAATAGCTATGTTTTTACCGGTGAAAAACCACCTAAAGAGGCACAGGCAAACGCAGACAGTTTAATAGAGTTTATTGAAAAGTATGATGGGGCTTCTTTAATTATTTTTCAAGTTCAAGCAGCGAAGTTAGACGAAAGAAAAAAAGTTGTTAAAGCATTGAAAAAAGTGGCAAACATCAAGAAAATTGAACAAATGACTGAACAAGAAATGCAAAAATGGATTCATCAATATTTGAACCAGTCCTTCAAAGAAATTAAACAAGATGCATTAGAAGCGCTTATTCAGTTAACAGGCATTCATTATCGTATGATTAAGCAAGAATTAGATAAGTTGTTGTTATTTGTCGGAGATCGCCCAACCATTAATAAAGATGATGTCCAGACAATTGTGAATAGAAGTTTAGAACAAAACGTTTTTTTATTGACGGATTATATTCAAAAAGGACAAAAGGCACAAGCCATTTCACTCGTTAAAGATTTAATACAATTAAAAGAAGAACCGATTAAATTATTGGCGCTAATTACGAGTAACTATCGTCTTTATTATCAAAGTAAAATTCTCAATCAAAAAGGATACACTGGTCAGCAAATCGCAAAAACGGTAGGCGTCCATCCTTATCGTGTAAAACTTGCATTAAATCAAGCACGAAAATATGATTTAGAAACGTTGTTAACCATTATAGATGTTTGTGCAGAAACAGACTATCAATTGAAATCGTCTTATATGGATAAGGTGCTTATTTTAGAGCTGTTTATTGTGAAGCTGTAA
- the rpsT gene encoding 30S ribosomal protein S20 produces the protein MPNIKSAIKRVRTTHTAESKNISQKNDMRSAVKSAKKAIETNADNKQELVSKAVKRIDKAAQKNLIHSNKADRMKSKLMSAK, from the coding sequence ATGCCAAATATCAAATCTGCAATTAAACGTGTGAGAACAACTCATACAGCAGAAAGCAAAAACATTTCACAAAAAAATGACATGCGTTCTGCAGTGAAAAGCGCGAAAAAAGCAATTGAAACTAATGCTGATAATAAACAAGAATTAGTAAGCAAAGCAGTGAAACGTATTGATAAAGCTGCTCAAAAGAATTTAATTCATTCTAACAAAGCTGATAGAATGAAATCAAAATTAATGTCAGCAAAATAA
- the lepA gene encoding translation elongation factor 4, with product MDNQERLNRRENIRNFSIIAHIDHGKSTLADRILENTKSVESREMQAQLLDSMDLERERGITIKLNAVRLKYDAKDGQTYTFHLIDTPGHVDFTYEVSRSLAACEGAILVVDAAQGIEAQTLANVYLALDNDLELIPVINKIDLPAAEPERVKQEVEDVIGLDKDDAVLASAKANIGIEEILEKIVEMIPPPDGNPAAPLKALIFDSEYDPYRGVISSIRVVDGVVKAGDRIQMMATGKTFEVTEVGINTPKELPVEELTVGDVGYIIASIKNVDDSRVGDTITHANRPAETPLKGYKKMNPMVYCGLFPIDNKDYNDLREALEKLQLNDASLEFEPESSKALGFGYRTGFLGMLHMEIIQERIEREFGIELIATAPSVIYTVILRNGDEIQVDNPAQMPDRDQIDKVFEPYVRATMMVPNDYVGAVMELCQRKRGQFVNMDYLDDIRVSIVYELPLSEVVFDFFDQLKSNTKGYASFDYEFIENKESNLVKMDILLNGDKVDALSFIVHRDFAYERGKTLVEKLKTLIPRQQFEVPVQAAVGHKIVARTNIKSMGKNVLSKCYGGDISRKRKLLEKQKAGKAKMKAVGSVEIPQDAFLAVLKMDDE from the coding sequence ATGGATAACCAAGAACGTTTAAATAGACGTGAAAATATCAGGAATTTTTCGATCATAGCGCATATCGACCACGGAAAATCAACATTAGCTGATCGAATTTTAGAAAATACAAAGTCTGTTGAATCTCGAGAAATGCAAGCACAACTGTTAGATTCTATGGATTTAGAGCGTGAACGTGGTATCACAATTAAATTAAATGCAGTACGTTTAAAATATGATGCTAAAGATGGACAAACCTACACGTTCCATTTAATCGATACACCAGGGCACGTCGACTTTACATACGAAGTGTCACGTTCGTTAGCTGCTTGTGAAGGTGCGATTCTTGTCGTCGATGCTGCACAAGGCATCGAAGCACAAACTTTAGCGAATGTATATTTAGCACTCGACAACGATTTAGAATTGATTCCTGTCATTAATAAAATCGATTTACCAGCTGCTGAACCAGAACGTGTGAAACAAGAGGTTGAAGATGTTATTGGTTTAGACAAAGATGATGCAGTTCTAGCGAGTGCGAAAGCCAACATTGGTATTGAAGAAATTCTAGAAAAGATTGTTGAAATGATTCCACCTCCAGATGGGAATCCGGCTGCACCATTAAAAGCATTGATTTTCGACTCTGAATATGACCCATATCGCGGTGTCATTTCTTCTATACGTGTTGTTGACGGTGTTGTCAAAGCGGGCGACCGTATCCAAATGATGGCGACTGGCAAAACATTTGAAGTGACTGAAGTCGGCATTAATACACCAAAAGAATTACCGGTTGAAGAGTTAACTGTCGGTGATGTAGGTTATATCATTGCAAGCATTAAAAATGTAGATGACTCACGTGTGGGGGACACCATTACCCATGCCAATAGACCTGCTGAAACGCCTTTAAAAGGGTATAAAAAAATGAACCCAATGGTATATTGTGGTCTTTTCCCAATCGACAATAAAGACTACAACGATTTACGTGAAGCATTAGAAAAATTACAGCTCAATGATGCATCATTAGAATTCGAACCAGAATCTTCAAAAGCGCTTGGATTTGGTTATCGTACAGGATTCCTCGGTATGTTGCATATGGAAATTATCCAAGAACGTATCGAACGTGAATTTGGAATTGAACTCATCGCAACAGCACCATCAGTTATTTATACGGTGATTTTGAGAAATGGCGATGAGATTCAAGTAGATAACCCTGCACAAATGCCTGACAGAGATCAAATTGATAAAGTGTTTGAACCTTATGTCCGTGCAACAATGATGGTTCCAAATGATTATGTCGGGGCAGTCATGGAACTGTGTCAACGTAAACGGGGTCAGTTTGTTAATATGGATTATTTAGATGATATTCGTGTGAGTATCGTTTATGAATTACCATTGTCAGAAGTCGTTTTTGATTTCTTTGACCAATTGAAGTCCAACACGAAAGGTTATGCTTCTTTTGATTATGAATTTATCGAGAACAAAGAAAGTAACCTTGTGAAAATGGATATTTTACTTAACGGCGATAAAGTAGATGCTTTAAGTTTTATTGTGCATCGTGATTTTGCATACGAACGTGGTAAAACACTTGTAGAAAAATTAAAAACGTTAATCCCTAGACAACAATTCGAAGTGCCTGTTCAAGCTGCAGTTGGACATAAAATTGTCGCGAGAACGAACATTAAATCAATGGGTAAAAACGTACTTTCGAAATGTTATGGCGGTGACATTAGCCGTAAACGTAAATTATTAGAAAAGCAAAAAGCCGGTAAAGCTAAAATGAAAGCAGTCGGTAGTGTGGAAATTCCACAAGATGCTTTCTTAGCTGTACTGAAAATGGACGATGAATAA
- the hemW gene encoding radical SAM family heme chaperone HemW produces the protein MVAKSAYIHIPFCVKICTYCDFNKYFIQNQPVDQYLACLVEEMKQSKATQLETMFVGGGTPTALSESQLEYLLQAIQDQFDIKGEYTFEANPDELTEEKVALLKQYGVNRLSLGVQTFDDALLQTLGRSHQKADIYQAIENARRHGIPSISLDLMYHLPGQSMQQFQDSLEEALRLDIDHLSSYGLILEPQTQFYNQYRKGKLKMPNEDVGAEMYQYLMNRMKNSPLQQYEISNFAKKGHESIHNQVYWKNESYYGFGAGASGYIDGVRYTNINPVNHYIKKIQQHELPRLTETTPTVKEQIEEEMFLGLRMNTGIDKAQFKKKYNQTIEDIYAKEIVTLKGQNLIELTDAHIALTDQGRIVGNTVFEAFIQV, from the coding sequence ATGGTGGCAAAAAGTGCGTATATTCATATTCCTTTTTGTGTAAAAATTTGTACGTATTGTGATTTCAATAAATATTTCATCCAAAATCAGCCGGTCGATCAATATTTGGCTTGCTTGGTCGAAGAGATGAAACAATCAAAAGCAACTCAACTAGAGACGATGTTTGTCGGTGGTGGTACGCCTACCGCATTATCTGAATCCCAATTAGAATATTTATTACAAGCGATTCAAGACCAGTTTGATATTAAAGGGGAATATACCTTTGAAGCGAATCCTGACGAACTGACAGAAGAAAAAGTGGCGTTATTGAAACAATATGGTGTGAATCGACTCTCACTCGGTGTTCAAACTTTTGACGATGCTTTACTTCAAACGTTAGGTCGCAGTCATCAAAAAGCTGATATTTATCAAGCTATAGAAAACGCACGTCGACACGGTATTCCATCCATTAGTTTAGATTTAATGTATCATTTGCCTGGCCAAAGCATGCAACAATTTCAAGACAGTCTAGAAGAAGCACTCCGTCTTGATATTGACCATTTATCCAGTTATGGCTTAATTCTAGAACCTCAGACACAGTTTTATAATCAGTATCGTAAAGGGAAACTGAAAATGCCTAACGAAGATGTCGGTGCAGAAATGTACCAGTATTTAATGAATCGGATGAAAAATAGTCCATTACAACAATACGAAATTTCAAACTTTGCTAAAAAAGGACATGAATCTATCCATAATCAAGTCTATTGGAAAAATGAAAGTTATTACGGCTTTGGTGCGGGTGCGAGTGGTTATATTGATGGGGTGCGCTATACGAATATTAATCCGGTCAATCACTACATTAAAAAAATTCAACAACATGAACTTCCACGTTTAACTGAAACGACACCGACTGTTAAAGAACAAATTGAAGAAGAAATGTTTCTTGGATTAAGAATGAATACAGGGATTGATAAAGCGCAATTCAAAAAGAAATACAATCAAACTATTGAAGATATTTATGCTAAAGAAATCGTCACTTTGAAAGGTCAAAACCTCATTGAACTAACAGACGCTCACATTGCCTTAACAGATCAAGGAAGAATCGTTGGAAACACGGTATTTGAGGCATTTATTCAAGTATAA
- the hrcA gene encoding heat-inducible transcriptional repressor HrcA, protein MITPRQLKILTAIVEDYVDLGQPIGSNTLIQRHNVDVSPATIRNDMKTLEEKSLITKTHFSSGRIPSEAGFRLYANHLLEQPYNFEMQGDLDIHQMLVNHHYDLSSTLDTFAKVFSNQAHYTTLVIGPDHSEASILDVHLMKLNPHHLIVVMIDKMGQVKHLHVTSDQPYDDHSVIKVSNYLSEHVSHFFDGNDVQSIEMYRMLGFNAQEADLIIRIVHLLHQYRNNQSTRVYLGGKHQLIEGLNESTVASIQPILKYIESYRIADVIHNMSDQLINVRIGTEIEQNLHDIAILSRSYQIDKDLTGHIAVIGPTAMHYQNVIQLLSRIS, encoded by the coding sequence ATGATTACGCCAAGGCAATTGAAGATTTTAACTGCAATTGTTGAAGATTATGTTGACTTAGGACAACCTATTGGATCTAACACATTAATACAAAGGCACAATGTGGATGTTAGTCCTGCGACGATTCGCAATGACATGAAGACGTTAGAAGAAAAATCACTTATCACTAAAACACATTTTTCTTCTGGTAGAATCCCATCAGAAGCAGGATTTAGACTGTATGCCAATCATTTGTTAGAACAACCCTACAATTTTGAAATGCAAGGTGATCTTGATATTCATCAGATGCTAGTGAATCATCATTATGATCTATCATCGACATTAGACACCTTTGCGAAAGTGTTTTCAAATCAAGCACATTATACCACTCTTGTAATAGGACCTGATCATTCAGAGGCCTCTATACTGGATGTGCATTTGATGAAGTTAAATCCACACCATTTAATCGTAGTGATGATTGATAAGATGGGACAAGTGAAACATTTGCATGTGACAAGTGATCAACCTTATGATGATCATTCGGTCATTAAAGTATCCAACTATCTATCCGAGCATGTTAGTCATTTTTTTGATGGCAATGACGTGCAATCGATAGAGATGTATCGTATGTTAGGTTTTAATGCGCAAGAAGCAGACTTAATCATTCGTATTGTTCACTTGCTACATCAATATCGTAACAATCAATCTACGCGTGTTTATTTAGGTGGTAAACATCAACTTATTGAAGGATTGAACGAGTCAACTGTGGCGTCCATACAACCTATATTAAAATATATTGAGTCCTATCGTATTGCCGATGTGATTCACAATATGTCTGACCAATTGATTAATGTTCGTATTGGGACCGAGATTGAACAAAATTTACACGATATTGCGATATTAAGTCGTTCATATCAAATAGACAAAGATTTAACAGGTCATATTGCTGTTATCGGTCCTACTGCTATGCATTATCAAAATGTGATACAATTGTTAAGTCGGATTTCATAA
- the grpE gene encoding nucleotide exchange factor GrpE translates to MFKRNGGLKMSEEKDMRKDEEIKETESQETTESSEPEMENEEVAVNQDSETVNDASNDETQDPKDEEIASLKAEVDAKEEQYLRLYAEFENYKRRIQNEAQTQKKYQAQKVLTDVLPALDNFERALKIEGDEESFNALKKGVEMVYDSLLKALEDNGLEKIKTEGEQFDPNFHQAVMQDENPDFVSGQITEELQAGYQLKDRVLRASMVKVNQ, encoded by the coding sequence ATGTTTAAACGTAATGGAGGTTTGAAAATGTCGGAGGAAAAAGACATGCGTAAGGACGAAGAGATTAAAGAAACTGAGTCGCAAGAAACAACAGAAAGTTCAGAACCAGAAATGGAAAATGAAGAAGTTGCAGTAAATCAAGACTCTGAAACTGTAAATGATGCAAGTAATGATGAAACGCAAGATCCTAAAGATGAGGAAATCGCTTCTTTAAAAGCTGAAGTTGATGCGAAGGAAGAACAATATTTGCGTTTATATGCAGAATTTGAAAATTATAAAAGACGTATTCAAAATGAAGCGCAAACACAAAAGAAATATCAGGCACAAAAAGTACTCACTGATGTATTGCCAGCACTAGATAATTTTGAACGTGCTCTAAAAATTGAAGGTGATGAGGAATCATTTAATGCACTGAAAAAAGGTGTAGAAATGGTTTACGATAGCCTTTTAAAAGCACTAGAAGATAACGGATTAGAAAAAATCAAAACTGAAGGTGAACAGTTTGACCCGAACTTCCATCAAGCAGTCATGCAAGATGAAAATCCGGATTTTGTATCTGGACAAATTACCGAAGAATTACAAGCTGGCTATCAATTGAAAGATAGAGTCTTACGTGCTTCAATGGTAAAAGTAAATCAATAA